The DNA segment GTGATGACGTCGCCTTCGGCGAAGGTCGGCGCACCGCCCGCCGTGTCTTCCTGGGCAATGGCGACGAGCGGTAGAGCAAGCACCGCCACGAGAATGATGAGGCTTCGGATCATGGCTTTCCCCCTTGTCCGGATGTCACTCCGGGCCGGCGGTTGAGCCGGCAACTACGGGGAAGTACGCCTGCCGGCCTCCCCGCGATTCAAGAGGTAGCAGACCCAGCCTCCCCATGACGCGTGGTGGGATCATTCCCATGCCGGTAGCGTCCCGCCCGCCCACCATGTTGCATCCCGACCTGTTGCCCGAACCCACCTTTCCCGCCCGGGCGCTCGCACGTTTGGAATGGATTGCGCGCGTCACCGGCCTGGCGGGCTTCGTCATGTTGCTCCGTGTTCTTCTCGGCGCGTCCCGTGGGGAAGGAAGCCGAGGATCTCACCTGCCCGCCAGCCTTCCTGCGGCCCTGGGCACGTTGAAGGGTCCCTTCACGAAGTTAGGTCAGCTAGCTGCAGTGAGGGTCGATACCCTCGACGCGGAGACGCGAGACGCTCTCGTTTCTCTTCGTGACGACGTTCCCCCGCTTTCCTTCTGGCGAATCGGCCGAGTGATCGAAGAGGAGCTCGGTGCTCCGCTAGCCAGGCATTTCCTTGCCATCGATCCGACACCCCTCGGGGCGGCATCGATCGCACAGGTACACCGGGCCCGCCTGCACGATGGCCGAGACGTCATCGTCAAGGTCCAGTACCCCTGGTTGACGCGCTCGGCCCGAGCGGACCTGGCGTTGCTCAGGAGGCTGCTGAAGAGATTGGCTCCCTCCGAGCGCGCCGGAGCCGCCTTTGCCGAATTTTCTCGCAGCTACCGCGAGGAACTCGATTTCTGCCGGGAGGCGGCTATGGCAGCTGAAATCGCAGAGAACCTTTCGGGTGACCCACGCCTCGTAGTTCCCCAGATCGTCGAGTCCCATTCCGCAGGTCGCGTCCTCACCATGCTCGAATTGCCAGCACTCTCGCTTCGAGCACCTGAAGCGCTGGCCGCTCGGGGCATCCCCATGCCCGAGGTGCTTCAGGCGATCGTCGCCGCCTACGCCAAGCAGATGTTCGTCGATGGCCTCTTTCACGCGGATCCGCACCCCGGCAACCTGTTCGTGATCGACGAGCCCGAGGCCACTGAACGCCCGCGGATCCTGTTCGTAGATTTCGGCCTCTCTCAGCGTCTTGATCCGAAGCTCCGCAAGGAAGTCCGCCAGGGCATCTACGCCCTGCTGAAGAATGACCTCGACGCCTTCCTGGCCGGCATGGAACGCATGAAGATGATCGAACCCGGCGCGGAACCCGGTGTCCGGGCCGCGGTCTCGGCCATGTTCGAGCGCATACGAGGCGAGCAAGGCGGCGCCATGGCCATGAGTACCGATCGCGTACTCGCCCTGAAGGACGAAGCGAGCGCCCTGCTCTTCGAGACATCGGGGCTCACCCTGCCCCTGCCGCTGCTCTTCTACGCGAAGACGCTTTCATACGTCTT comes from the bacterium genome and includes:
- a CDS encoding AarF/ABC1/UbiB kinase family protein is translated as MPVASRPPTMLHPDLLPEPTFPARALARLEWIARVTGLAGFVMLLRVLLGASRGEGSRGSHLPASLPAALGTLKGPFTKLGQLAAVRVDTLDAETRDALVSLRDDVPPLSFWRIGRVIEEELGAPLARHFLAIDPTPLGAASIAQVHRARLHDGRDVIVKVQYPWLTRSARADLALLRRLLKRLAPSERAGAAFAEFSRSYREELDFCREAAMAAEIAENLSGDPRLVVPQIVESHSAGRVLTMLELPALSLRAPEALAARGIPMPEVLQAIVAAYAKQMFVDGLFHADPHPGNLFVIDEPEATERPRILFVDFGLSQRLDPKLRKEVRQGIYALLKNDLDAFLAGMERMKMIEPGAEPGVRAAVSAMFERIRGEQGGAMAMSTDRVLALKDEASALLFETSGLTLPLPLLFYAKTLSYVFALGRELAPEVDLMTLAVPYMLRFLAETD